In the genome of Cryptomeria japonica chromosome 8, Sugi_1.0, whole genome shotgun sequence, one region contains:
- the LOC131046388 gene encoding uncharacterized protein LOC131046388 — MERFNLQNGRELRHFSHPHILKLSHAYILKLSTWEGGASGEQLYCKGCIKPVKDGLVYTCKPCNFYLHLSCAKIPEQINHPADNHVLNLLSSPWIYAQGACACDACGQQMRYGFSFHCSLCQLDLHPSCANLPMKVNHPYHPEHTLKLYFVSPYEDKSFTCCVCNERSKSLWHYHCSECLYDVHVACSCTHQDSMNQFSQNYNEQVKRLVERINAYNQELRAPHMPMGNPRYPYLYSGLTRPSMFYSSSSFHVQQQQRPPFPSAYENMNYSMLRKPGMELIMQNLMGGSSNSFDFMSMMGSGGGDGFGSSEDLSSILNMISSGGGGGNLSGILGSMFGFGFF, encoded by the coding sequence ATGGAGCGATTCAATTTGCAGAATGGTAGAGAGCTTCGGCATTTCAGCCATCCCCATATCTTGAAGCTAAGCCATGCCTATATCTTGAAGCTAAGCACCTGGGAAGGAGGAGCATCAGGTGAGCAACTGTATTGTAAAGGATGCATTAAACCTGTTAAAGATGGATTGGTTTATACTTGTAAGCCCTGCaatttttatcttcacttaagCTGTGCAAAAATCCCTGAGCAGATCAACCATCCTGCTGACAATCATGTTCTCAATTTGCTTTCTAGTCCATGGATTTATGCACAAGGGGCCTGTGCATGTGATGCATGTGGGCAACAAATGAGATATGGGTTTTCATTTCATTGCAGTCTCTGCCAATTAGATCTGCATCCTTCATGTGCAAATCTGCCCATGAAAGTTAATCACCCATATCATCCTGAACACACATTGAAGCTCTATTTTGTTTCTCCCTATGAAGACAAATCATTCACTTGCTGTGTCTGCAACGAACGGAGCAAATCTTTGTGGCACTATCATTGCTCAGAGTGCTTGTACGACGTGCATGTGGCCTGCAGTTGCACCCATCAAGATTCGATGAATCAGTTTTCTCAGAATTATAATGAACAAGTAAAAAGACTTGTTGAGAGAATAAATGCTTATAACCAAGAGCTAAGGGCCCCGCATATGCCCATGGGAAATCCCAGGTATCCTTATTTATATTCTGGTCTAACTCGGCCATCTATGTTTTACAGCTCCTCTTCTTTTCATGTGCAGCAACAGCAACGTCCACCGTTTCCATCTGCATATGAGAACATGAATTACAGCATGTTGAGAAAGCCAGGAATGGAGCTCATAATGCAGAATTTGATGGGTGGTTCATCCAATAGTTTTGATTTTATGAGTATGATGGGTTCAGGAGGAGGAGATGGTTTTGGAAGTTCGGAGGACTTGTCTAGTATTTTGAATATGATCAGTTCAGGAGGAGGAGGTGGGAATCTAAGTGGTATTCTTGGATCTATGTTTGGCTTCGGATTCTTTTGA